ACGACTCCGGGATTATTTGGGAAAGGCATAAGTATATAAATACTTTATAATATAAAGGATAGAATCAGGAGAAAACAAATGGCGAATACGAATACGGAAACTTCCAATTTAGCGGACCGGGAAATCATATCCATACGAACTGTAAATTTTCCGCGCCAACTTGTTTTCAAAGCATGGACTGAGCCGGAACGATTGGCACGTTGGTGGGGACCGAAAGATTTCAGGAACAGCTTTGAAGAGTTCGATCTTCGACCGGGAGGAAACTGGCGTTTTGTGATGCACGGTCCGAACGGGGTTGATTATCCGAATCATTGTGTTTTTGTGGAAATCGTACAACCGGAGCTTCTTATATTCAACCACATTAGCCCGGTTCATTTTTTCCAAGTAACTGCGAGCTTCGAAGAAGTTTCAACGGACAAGACAAAAGTTATATTTCGTATGATGTTCGATTCTGCGGAAGAATGCGGCAAGTCCCGACCTTATATTATCAAAGGAAACGAAGAAAATTTCGATCGTTTGGAAGAAGAACTAAAGAGAGTCACCTAACAAAGCATATAACATATGAGAAAACTAATTTTTCAAATGATGGTATCTTTGGACGGATACTACGAAGGACCCAATGGCGAAATCGATTGGCATGTTGTTGAAAATGAATTCAACAGCTATGCTGCGGATTTATTGGACAAAGTGGATACTCTGATTTTCGGAAGAAAGACTTATGAACTGATGGCAAGCTATTGGCCCACTAATGAAGCGGCGACCGACGATCCGACAGTTGCACAAAGGATGAACGACCTATCCAAGATTGTTGTTTCAAAAACTTTGAAAACGGCCGATTGGAAAAATACAAAATTAATCTCGGATCATGTAGTTGAAGAGATCCGAAATTTAAAAAATCTTTCCGGCAAAGACATTGCCGTTTTCGGAAGCTCGGATCTTTCCATAACTTTGCTTGAACACGGTTTGCTTGATGAGATTCGGGTCTTCGTAAATCCGATTCTACTTGGTCAAGGCAAACCCCTCTTCCAGGGATTAAAGACCAGAACGAACTTAAAGCTGACCCAAACAAAAACACTTAACTCCGGTTTGGTTATGCTCTATTACACACCAATATAAAATATATGAACCAAACGACAATTACACCGCCCCGTGCAGGAAAAAAAGAATGGATCGGACTTGCAGTCATAGCTCTTCCCTGCCTGCTGTATTCCATGGATCTTACGGTATTATATCTTGCAGTACCTCATTTAACAGCTGCATTAAAACCTTCCGCTTCCCAGCTTCTGTGGATCGTAGACATTTACGGTTTTCTTGTGGCAGGATGTATGATCACTATGGGAACTTTGGGAGATAGAATAGGAAGACGCAAACTACTGTTAATTGGTGCCTCCGCCTTCGGTGTTGCCAGCATACTAGCCGCATTCTCAACAACGGCGGAAATGTTGATTGCCACCCGTGCTCTGCTCGGAATCACTGCGGCGACATTGGCACCTTCCACTTTGTCTCTCATTCGAAACATGTTTCATGATCCTGAAGAACGCACAATAGCAATCGGGATCTGGGGAACCAGTTTTTCCCTGGGAGGCGCGATTGGCCCGCTCCTAGGAGGAGTTCTACTGGAATATTTCTGGTGGGGTTCCGTATTTTTAGTCAGTGTTCCGGTAATGGTGCTTCTATTGATCGTAGGTCCCAAATTATTACCCGAGTTCAAAGATCCGCAAGCGGGAAGATTAGATATAACAAGCGCTACACTATCACTTGTATCGGTTCTATCCGTGATTTACGGTTTAAAACAAGTGGCGGAACACGGCTGGGAACTTGTAGCCGGTTTTTCCATTTTTGCCGGAATCATCTTCGGTTTCATATTTGTTCAAAGACAAAAAAAATTGAAAGATCCTCTCATCGACTTGGACTTATTTAAGTCACTGGCATTCAGCGTGGCCTTACTCGCAAATACTCTTTCCATCTTCGTAGGATTGGGAAGTTTTTTATTCATCGCATTATATCTGCAGTTGATCCTGGGACTTTCTCCCTTTGAAGCCGGATTGTGGACTTTACCTATGGCTGGTGGAAATATTTTGGGATCCATGTTGGTTCCAATCCTCGTCAAATACATTCGCCCCGCCTTTGTTATAGCAGGCGGATTTGTACTTTCCGCAATCGGGTTTTCTCTTTATGCGCAATTGGACGGAAGTTCCGGTCTCGTTTATATCGTATTAGGTGGAATCGTTCTGGCACTAGGAATTTGTTGCGTGGTGATTTTGGGAACCGATATCATAGTAAGTGCAGCTCCACCGGAAAGAGCAGGTGCGGCCGCATCCATATCGGAAACAGGAACAGAGTTAGGTGGTGTATTAGGAATAGCGATTTTAGGAAGTATAGGAACAGCCGTTTATAGAATTAAGATGACGAGCTCCATTCCCGAAGGGTTGACAGAGGAAGTTGCTTCGGCAGCACAAAATAGTATTGGCACTGCATTTGCCATTGCGGCGGAAGTTCCGGTACAAACCGGTTCCGCAATTCTCAGTTCTGCAAAAGAAGCATTTATAAGTTCATTACAACTTACATCTGTTATTTGTGCAATGATTTCAATCGTTCTCTCGGTTACAGTCGTCTATATGCTTCGCAATAAAAAGAAAGTAGAAGAAACATGAAAACGGGCAAAGACAAATCCGTTAAAAAAGCGAGAAATCAAGCGATGGAAAGCTATTCGATTATGCTTTTTCCGCTCTTGATAGACATAAAATTGAATCCAAAAACCGATGAAAACAAATCGAAATCTGCAAATGAAAAAAGAAATTCGAGGGAAAATTCGCAAGCGTAAAAACTGCGATCGTATTTTCCCCTTTGCCTCCGGGCGCTTTTGTCAGTTTTGGTAGTATGGTGAAAGAACTCCAGCTCCGGCTCCTTCCTGAAATCGCAGGACAACCGGAGGAATTAAAAAACTACCTGGCTTCGACTTTAAAAGTCCTTCCGAACGATATCACTCATGTGGAAATCATCAATCGTTCCATAGACGCACGCCAAAGAATCGTATACGTCAATTTAAAAGTGAATGTTTTTATCAAAGAAGAGTTTACCGAAAGGTTACCTTCTTTGCCTCGTTACCCGAATGTAAAAAATGCGGAAGAAGTTCTGATCATCGGCGCGGGTCCCGCCGGATTATTTGCCGCTCTCAAACTCATCGAATTGGGAATCAAACCTATCCTTATTGAACGGGGAAAGGACGTAAAGGAACGAGTTTCCGACCTACGTGGAATCAACGTTCATCATATTGTGAATGAAGACTCTAACTACTGTTTTGGGGAAGGAGGAGCGGGAACATATTCCGACGGTAAACTTTATACCAGATCGAAAAAACGAGGGAACGTCAGGGAGATCTTGGAACTGCTCGTGGCTTTCGGCGCCAACAAAGACATATTAATCGAAGCACATCCTCATATCGGTACAAATAAACTTCCCGATATCATACGCCGCATCCGCGAGAATATCATAGAACAAGGAGGGGAAGTTCATTTTCAAAAAAGAGTAATCGATCTTATCATAGAAAATAACCGAATCCAGGGAGTTTTGACAAAAGACGGAAGCCGTTTCAAAGCAAAAAAAGTAATCTTGGCTACCGGACATTCTGCACGCGATATATTCGAATTATTACACGGCAAAGGAATTCAAATCGAAATGAAACCTCTTGCCATCGGTGTCCGTGTGGAACACAAACAATCTTTAATCGATTCCATCCAATACAGTTGCGAAGACAGAGGTCCTTATCTTCCTCCTTCTCCTTATAGCGTCGTCAAACAAGTGGACGGAAGAGGAGTGTATTCCTTTTGTATGTGCCCCGGAGGTGTGATTGCGCCTTGCGCCACCAAACCGGGTGAAGTTGTTACAAACGGATGGTCTTCTTCCCAAAGATCCAGATCCACGGCCAATTCGGGAATCGTAGTGGAATTGAAACCGGAAGATTTCAAACCATTCGCAAAATACGGTCCGCTTGCCGCGATGGAATTTCAAAAAGAAATTGAGAAAAAAGCTTGGGTCCTTGGAGGAGAAAAACAAACCGCTCCCGCACAACGACTGCTAGATTTTGTTGAAGGGAAAATTTCGGAAGACTTACCGAAAACATCTTATCCTCCGGGAATCATTTCCGCAGACTTAAAAAACATTTTTCCCGATTTCATTTACAAAGCCTTACAAAAAGGGTTTAGAGAATTTGACAAATCCATGCGCGGTTACCTTACCAATGATGCGGTGGTACATGCCCCGGAAACCAGAACCTCTTCCCCGGTTCATATTCCCAGAGATCCGCAAAGTTTACAACATATCCAAATCAAAGGATTGTTTCCTTGCGGAGAGGGAGCCGGTTATGCAGGAGGAATTATCTCCGCAGCGATGGACGGGATCAAATGTGCCGAAGCCTGTTCCGTTGCCCTTACGAAATAATATATTTTCAGACTGATTCTTATTTATTTTAGTTTTAGATCTGAGTGCCATTGAATAGTTTAGGTTTCCGACGAGGATAGATATGTTCACACTGGAAGAATTGAAAAAAAATTGGATTTTTATCTTAGGAATCGTATTCCTGTTTTTCGCTACAATCTACGGTCTCAGTGTTGCTTTCGAAGAAAACCTGATTCCCGAAGAAGCTAAAATCGGATTCGGCTTATTCCTTTCCCTTACTATTTGTTTTATAGGATTCAAATTATTTTCCAATCAAATTGAACTTATCGGAGAAATCATTTCCGGATTCGGAGTTTCCATCTTATTTGCAACATTCGCATATGCGAGTTTTGTCTCTCACATTCAATGGTCTTCTTACACTTTATTCGTATCTCTTGCAGCCGTTTCCGCAACACTGATTTATTTTTCCTATAGATTCGGAATGAGAATACTAATGAATATTTGTTTGACGGGAGGCTTGATAACTCCTCTCATCATCAATGCGGTTCCTTCTCAAACCGTTTTGCTTTTCGTTTATGTTTTTATTCTAAACATCACAAGTCTTTATCTGAGTTTTCTTAAAAAATGGCCCGAAACCAGAGCAGTTTCTCTTTTCATCACCATTCTTATTTTCCTTACTTATTATATAAAATTTTCACCAGTCAGCTGGCCGGAACCGTTTTTCTATGTATCCATCCTGTTTTTGATCTATCTCATCGGGCTTCTGGTCTCTGCGAAATTGGAAAAGGAAAAATTCGACGGAATCAGTCTTTATATCAGCGTTCTAAATATACTAAACTATGTTATATGGACAATTTATATTTTCAATGCATTCACACTTGTATATTCGATTCCTCTTATCATTCTCAGTTTCATACTGATCGGAACTGCGGCATTATTGCATTTCTTTCTGAAAGAAAGCAATCTATCTGCGATCGTTTATCTGGTCGTGGGATATCTGTTACTCGGAATTTCTTTCGGAAATATCGCCGACTCCTATCAGGACAAGGGTATGAATTATGTAATCGTCACTACAGGTTGGCTTTTTATCATCTCTTCCGTTTACCTGTTTGGAAAAAGAATCAAACAACAACAACTTATGCTCGGAAGCATTTATCTGTTTGTAGTGTTACTTGTTTATTGGTATGCGAATGCATGGAGTGTGGAATGGATCGAAATTTTCGGATTCAAATACATTCCTTTTTTAAATCCCGGTGCTT
The nucleotide sequence above comes from Leptospira kobayashii. Encoded proteins:
- a CDS encoding SRPBCC family protein, coding for MANTNTETSNLADREIISIRTVNFPRQLVFKAWTEPERLARWWGPKDFRNSFEEFDLRPGGNWRFVMHGPNGVDYPNHCVFVEIVQPELLIFNHISPVHFFQVTASFEEVSTDKTKVIFRMMFDSAEECGKSRPYIIKGNEENFDRLEEELKRVT
- a CDS encoding dihydrofolate reductase family protein; translation: MRKLIFQMMVSLDGYYEGPNGEIDWHVVENEFNSYAADLLDKVDTLIFGRKTYELMASYWPTNEAATDDPTVAQRMNDLSKIVVSKTLKTADWKNTKLISDHVVEEIRNLKNLSGKDIAVFGSSDLSITLLEHGLLDEIRVFVNPILLGQGKPLFQGLKTRTNLKLTQTKTLNSGLVMLYYTPI
- a CDS encoding MFS transporter, translating into MNQTTITPPRAGKKEWIGLAVIALPCLLYSMDLTVLYLAVPHLTAALKPSASQLLWIVDIYGFLVAGCMITMGTLGDRIGRRKLLLIGASAFGVASILAAFSTTAEMLIATRALLGITAATLAPSTLSLIRNMFHDPEERTIAIGIWGTSFSLGGAIGPLLGGVLLEYFWWGSVFLVSVPVMVLLLIVGPKLLPEFKDPQAGRLDITSATLSLVSVLSVIYGLKQVAEHGWELVAGFSIFAGIIFGFIFVQRQKKLKDPLIDLDLFKSLAFSVALLANTLSIFVGLGSFLFIALYLQLILGLSPFEAGLWTLPMAGGNILGSMLVPILVKYIRPAFVIAGGFVLSAIGFSLYAQLDGSSGLVYIVLGGIVLALGICCVVILGTDIIVSAAPPERAGAAASISETGTELGGVLGIAILGSIGTAVYRIKMTSSIPEGLTEEVASAAQNSIGTAFAIAAEVPVQTGSAILSSAKEAFISSLQLTSVICAMISIVLSVTVVYMLRNKKKVEET
- a CDS encoding NAD(P)/FAD-dependent oxidoreductase — translated: MVKELQLRLLPEIAGQPEELKNYLASTLKVLPNDITHVEIINRSIDARQRIVYVNLKVNVFIKEEFTERLPSLPRYPNVKNAEEVLIIGAGPAGLFAALKLIELGIKPILIERGKDVKERVSDLRGINVHHIVNEDSNYCFGEGGAGTYSDGKLYTRSKKRGNVREILELLVAFGANKDILIEAHPHIGTNKLPDIIRRIRENIIEQGGEVHFQKRVIDLIIENNRIQGVLTKDGSRFKAKKVILATGHSARDIFELLHGKGIQIEMKPLAIGVRVEHKQSLIDSIQYSCEDRGPYLPPSPYSVVKQVDGRGVYSFCMCPGGVIAPCATKPGEVVTNGWSSSQRSRSTANSGIVVELKPEDFKPFAKYGPLAAMEFQKEIEKKAWVLGGEKQTAPAQRLLDFVEGKISEDLPKTSYPPGIISADLKNIFPDFIYKALQKGFREFDKSMRGYLTNDAVVHAPETRTSSPVHIPRDPQSLQHIQIKGLFPCGEGAGYAGGIISAAMDGIKCAEACSVALTK
- a CDS encoding DUF2339 domain-containing protein, translated to MFTLEELKKNWIFILGIVFLFFATIYGLSVAFEENLIPEEAKIGFGLFLSLTICFIGFKLFSNQIELIGEIISGFGVSILFATFAYASFVSHIQWSSYTLFVSLAAVSATLIYFSYRFGMRILMNICLTGGLITPLIINAVPSQTVLLFVYVFILNITSLYLSFLKKWPETRAVSLFITILIFLTYYIKFSPVSWPEPFFYVSILFLIYLIGLLVSAKLEKEKFDGISLYISVLNILNYVIWTIYIFNAFTLVYSIPLIILSFILIGTAALLHFFLKESNLSAIVYLVVGYLLLGISFGNIADSYQDKGMNYVIVTTGWLFIISSVYLFGKRIKQQQLMLGSIYLFVVLLVYWYANAWSVEWIEIFGFKYIPFLNPGALVWILIASVSFYIAKVGTGELADEKHEILTLPGVIWELSFSIIGHLVVGGLLTVQIQNLWLAYEFTSIQPDMVLSISWTIYSLMLFLWGAYTKNTAFRAFGSIVLILVSLKVFFFDLADQSKAYKAVFFLILAVLVISIAYVNQRWTSQETKEKPKI